One segment of Rhipicephalus sanguineus isolate Rsan-2018 chromosome 6, BIME_Rsan_1.4, whole genome shotgun sequence DNA contains the following:
- the LOC119396059 gene encoding uncharacterized protein LOC119396059: MAHNASTTPICRCRVLYLGSAVPHITKDGLQGIQEPLRELYPDQGPVSARGIDSWLSVWSNGLLLENVDESLRQHVRFFPIETLHYCAAVRHVVVPGSSGSERVEKFLPLDSPFARHAGPQQPPLFACILRRTTGIKVLECHAFICKKEAAANALVRCCFHAYADCTYAKQLEENPYVLDGPPRRAQSVVGLDTVQKVEAWRHQQAEPSTSNGVPHANGGSILLDDDTEDDEGNYKIWTGPAPRELVYMDTSGTLRSVQSTATGPPKSSRPRQLAIPSRPPPPPLPPLPPPGTSKMNGHKESSKPKKKSKSKSSSNSPQQQQLPPMPPPPHINGYSVISGYSGNHPPPPMMIHSERMRRPPERPMLYSAEEPSYIPAVRAMSPTASYQPGMYPHEQYFMQNYSTAPRPHGSKHRGNGEHPPSSKPSKEHRRSNGHHDDSAGGDTDSPFNTGIYRRKGHLNERAFSYSIRQEHRSRSNSLANLHFLNGGPEGNGDPGPSGMDKKDRELAQLVGDLDLRDNNGYGGPSHRPVTPDTNFTRKKASSKNYAW; the protein is encoded by the coding sequence ATGGCCCACAACGCTTCAACAACGCCGATCTGCCGCTGCCGGGTCCTATATCTAGGTTCGGCTGTCCCTCACATCACGAAGGACGGCCTTCAGGGCATTCAGGAGCCACTGCGTGAGCTTTACCCGGACCAGGGACCCGTGTCTGCTCGAGGCATTGACTCGTGGCTCAGCGTCTGGAGTAACGGACTCCTACTCGAGAACGTTGACGAGTCTCTGCGTCAACACGTGCGATTTTTTCCCATCGAGACGCTTCACTACTGTGCAGCGGTGCGCCATGTCGTGGTGCCGGGCTCAAGCGGGTCCGAACGCGTTGAGAAGTTTCTGCCTCTAGATAGCCCGTTCGCGAGGCACGCAGGACCACAGCAGCCACCGTTGTTCGCGTGCATACTGAGGAGGACTACGGGCATTAAGGTGCTCGAATGCCACGCGTTCATATGCAAAAAAGAGGCAGCGGCCAATGCCCTCGTACGTTGCTGCTTCCACGCGTACGCTGACTGTACGTACGCCAAGCAGTTGGAAGAGAATCCATACGTTCTAGACGGGCCGCCGCGGCGAGCTCAATCTGTTGTTGGCCTGGACACCGTGCAGAAGGTCGAAGCATGGCGTCACCAGCAGGCCGAGCCTTCTACCAGCAACGGCGTGCCGCACGCGAACGGTGGTTCGATCTTGCTCGACGACGACACGGAAGACGATGAAGGAAACTACAAAATCTGGACTGGGCCTGCTCCCAGAGAACTCGTCTACATGGACACCAGCGGAACACTAAGAAGCGTCCAGTCAACGGCCACCGGACCCCCCAAGTCGTCTCGTCCCCGGCAGCTCGCCATCCCGTCTCGACCACCGCCTCCACCGTTGCCGCCTCTTCCGCCTCCCGGCACGAGCAAGATGAATGGCCACAAGGAGAGCTCAAAGCCTAAGAAGAAATCTAAGTCCAAGTCTTCGTCCAAttcgccgcagcagcagcagctccctCCCATGCCACCTCCGCCTCACATTAACGGGTACAGCGTGATATCGGGCTACAGCGGCAACCACCCACCACCCCCCATGATGATCCACTCGGAAAGGATgcgcaggcctcccgagcggccCATGCTGTACAGCGCCGAGGAGCCCTCGTACATACCTGCCGTGCGAGCCATGAGTCCGACTGCTTCGTATCAGCCTGGCATGTATCCCCATGAGCAGTACTTTATGCAGAACTACAGCACGGCACCCCGCCCTCATGGAAGCAAGCACAGGGGAAACGGAGAGCACCCGCCGTCTTCGAAGCCTTCCAAGGAGCACAGGCGTAGTAATGGCCACCATGATGACTCGGCAGGAGGGGACACCGACTCACCCTTCAACACGGGCATCTACCGCAGGAAGGGTCATCTAAACGAGCGTGCCTTCTCCTACTCCATCAGGCAGGAACACCGGTCGAGGTCCAACAGCTTGGCTAACCTGCACTTCCTCAATGGTGGGCCCGAAGGCAACGGCGATCCTGGACCTTCCGGAATGGACAAGAAGGACAGGGAGCTCGCTCAGCTCGTCGGCGACCTGGATTTAAGAGACAATAATGGCTACGGAGGCCCGTCTCATAGGCCAGTCACGCCGGACACAAACTTTACCCGAAAGAAGGCTTCGTCCAAGAACTATGCTTGGTAA